CTCGTGGCTGGGTGAGCAAAGATGAGATAAGCTTTAGCTACCGCCACAGCGGCATAGATGAGGCCATTTTGGGAGCTAAATTTGAGCTTTCTAGTGGCTTTGACGCGAGCGTTTCTGAAGCTATAAGCGCAAAAAGGGCAAATCAACCAAAAGGTGCTAGCTTTGGCAGCTGCTTTGTAAATCCTGAGGGACACTTTGCAGGGGCGTTGCTTGAGGCAGTTGGACTAAAGGGACACGTGATCGGCGGAGCGAAATTTAGCGAAGAGCACGCAAATTTTTTGATAAATTTTAACCACGCAAGCTTTGAAGACGCCACTAGCCTTATAAATTTGGCTAGAGCTAGAGTTTTAGAGAAATTTGGCGTAGAGCTTAAGACTGAAGTTTGCATTTTATAAGGATGATGATGAGTGAGTTTTTAGCAGAAGTTTTAACACTTTCTATTTTATTTATTATGATTGGTTTTTATGCCGTTTATAGGGCTAAAAAGGCGCAAAGCGAGCATGAGAAAAATGTGGCCAGTTATGATAAAAATCTGCTAAATTTTGCTCAAATTTTAGGTGTGCAAAACTACATCGACCTAGTTAAATTTGATGAAATTTTAGCCCAAGCCTTAAAAGAAAAACTAATTTTTAAATTTAATAAATCTACCTCGCAAGAGAAATTTATCTCTTTTATAAAAGATGAGAATTTCAAAACCAAACCCCAAATTTCTCAAAACAGTATCGATGAAGCTTTTTTAAATCTTTGCGCAAACTCGCTTGTAGAGCCGCTTAAGCTTGCGATACTAAAAAATGAAGATCAAATTTATGGATTTTTATTTGAAAAAGAGCAGCTTTTTGCTCTTATTGATAGCGCTGCGCTACTTGGCGAAAATATTATAATTTGCGAGTAAATCAAGTAAAATTCATCTCTTTTTAGATAAAATCAAGCCAAATTTCAACTATAAGGTAAAAAATGGCAAAAGAAAAAGATAGTGACAAAAAGATAGCTATCCCAGAGAGCGAAGCGGACAAGAAAAAGGCGCTTGAGCTTGCACTAAAGCAGATCGATAAAGCTTTTGGCAAAGGCACGCTTTTAAGACTTGGCGACAAAGAGGTTGAGGCCATCGAGTCGATACCTACTGGCTCGCTAGGACTTGATCTGGCTCTTGGCATAGGCGGCGTCCCTAAAGGCAGGATCATCGAGATCTACGGACCAGAGAGCTCTGGTAAGACCACGCTCACACTTCACATCATCGCTGAAGCGCAAAAAGCTGGCGGAATTTGTGCATTTGTCGATGCAGAGCACGCACTAGACGTAAAATACGCTTCAAATTTAGGCGTAAATACCGACAACCTTTACGTCTCTCAACCAGACTTTGGCGAGCAGGCACTTGAGATCGTTGAGACACTTGCAAGAAGCGGTGCGATCGATCTTATCGTAGTTGATAGCGTCGCTGCTCTTACTCCAAAGAGCGAGATAGACGGCGATATGGGCGATCAGCACGTTGGTTTGCAAGCAAGGCTTATGAGCCAGGCGCTTAGAAAGCTAACTGGAATTTTAAGCAAGATGAAGACAACTGTTATCTTCATCAACCAAATTCGTATGAAGATCGGTATGATGGGATATGGCACGCCAGAGACCACAACTGGTGGTAATGCGCTTAAATTTTACTCATCTGTAAGGATCGATGTAAGAAAGATAGCCACACTTAAACAAAACGACGAGCCTATCGGCAACCGCACAAAAGCAAAAGTCGTTAAAAATAAGGTCGCGCCTCCATTTAAAGTAGCTGAATTTGACATCATGTTTGGCGAGGGTGTGAGCAAAGAGGGCGAGATCATCGACTATGGCGTAAAGCTCGACATCATCGACAAATCAGGTGCGTGGTTTAGCTACAAGGCCGAAAAACTAGGTCAAGGTAGAGAAAACGCTAAAGCCTACCTAAAAGAGCACCCAGAAATTTCTGATGAGATAGTAGCGGCGATCAAAGGCTCAATGGGGATAGATCACCTAATAAGTAGCGGCGCAAAAGACGAAGACGACGACACAAACGAAGCAGGAGATGAATAATGGTATTTATTGAAGATGTAGAAGCTCACGAGGTTTTAGATAGTAGAGGCAACCCAACAGTCCGCGCGACAGTTAGACTAAGCGACGGCACCGAGGCAAGCGCGATCGTACCAAGCGGCGCAAGCACTGGCAAGCGTGAGGCACTCGAGCTTCGTGACAAAGACGAGAGATACGCTGGCAAAGGCGTACTAAAGGCTGTTTCAAACGTAAATGAAAAGATCGCTGAGGCGATAATCGGCCTTGATGCTTACAACCAAAAGGCAGTCGATGAAGAGATGCTTGAGCTTGACGGCACGCACAACTACTCAAATTTAGGCGCAAACGCAGTTCTAGGCGTATCTATGGCGGTAGCTCGCGCAGCTGCAAAGAGCCTAAATATCCCACTCTACCGCTATCTTGGCGGTGCAAACGCTAGTATCTTACCAGTGCCAATGTTTAACATCATAAATGGCGGCGCACATGCAAACAATAGCGTTGATTTTCAAGAATTTATGATCATGCCATTTGGATTTAGCACATTTAGCGAGGCACTTAGAGCTGCGACTGAAATTTATCACAAGCTAAAATCTATCCTAAACGCAGCTGGCCACAGCACTGCCGTCGGCGACGAGGGCGGCTTTGCTCCAAATTTAAAAGACAACGAAGAGCCATTAAAGCTCATCTGCTTAGCTGTAAAAGAGGCTGGATATGAGCTAGGCAGCCAGATAAAACTTGCTCTTGACGTCGCTTCAAGCGAGCTTTACAAAGATGGCAAATACGAGCTTGAAGGCAAGAAATTTAGCAGCGACGAGCTCATTAGCTACTACGAAAAACTTTGCGAAAAATATCCGATATTTTCTATCGAAGATGGCCTTAGCGAGGATGACTGGAGCGGCTGGGCTGAGCTTACAAAAAGGCTTGGCAGAAAGGTGCAGCTAGTTGGCGACGACCTTTTTGTTACAAATGAGAAAATTTTACGCGAAGGCATCGAGAAAAATATCGCAAATGCGATCTTAATCAAGCCAAATCAAATAGGCTCAGTCACGCAAACTATGCAAACTGTCCGCCTTGCTCAAAGAAATGGCTACCGCTGCATAATGAGCCACAGAAGCGGCGAGAGCGAAGATGCGTTTATCGCTGACTTTGCGGTCGCACTAAACACTGGCGAGATAAAGACAGGTGCCACTTCAAGAAGCGAGCGCAACGCGAAATACAACCGCTTGCTCGAGATTGAGCTTGAGGCAGGTGAGTTTTTAGGGGATAATATTTGAGCGAAATTTTAGATGAATATGGCAAAGAAGATGGCATATTTCATAAAATCATAAAATTTGTTCGGCCGACATTACGCTACGTCATAGCCACCATTTGCGTGGCTATGTTTGCCTTTTACGTGGGCAATATGATGTTTGGCAAACGCTCACTTGACGTAATGCTAAGCCTTCAGAGCAAAAAAGAGAGGCTTAGCGAAGACGTGGAAATTTTAAAAAAAATGAACGCGCGTCTACAAAAAGATTATTTTGAATTACAAGGCCTTGAGCCAGACTTTAATAAAAAGTAGGAATGATGAAAAAATTTTGGTTAGTTTTATCTATATTTGCAGCAAGCGTCTTTGCTAGAGAGAACCCATTTATGCCTATTAGCGAGCTAAATACAAGCGTTATGACAACAAATATCATAGAAAAATTTGATAGCTTTGATTCTCTTTCGTTTAAATTTCCAAGCGATGCGGCACTTTTACTAGATGTCACTATAAGATATAGAGCAAATGACGGCACCATAAAGGAAAAAAGACTAGCTGATATAAATAAAACTATCGATTACAGCGATGAATTTGCTTTAAATAAGGTAAAAAATCCAGAACCAGTCGTGGCAAAAAAGCTAGATGTTTCAGTCACAATGGCAAATATGCCTAGTCAAAAAGTAAGCACTCCTGTGATAATAGAAAAAAATGAAACTAAAATTTCAAATAAAGATAGAAATAAAACTTCAGATATGCCAACTCCAAATGTTGTAGTAATCGATCTTAGCACAGACAAAACAAAAGAAACTACCATAAAGCCTGAACAAAAGGTGGTCGAAATAAAGATTGAGCCTAGTGCAAAGCCAGTTGATAGTGTCAAAAATGGAAAAGATGTTAAATTTCTAGGTTTTATAAGCTTTCTAGCCAACGACAAAGAGCTAAAAATCGCTACAAAAGCTAAGAATTTAAAGCATTTTACTTATGAGAAAAATAAGATCGTGCTTGACTTTGCAAGGCCGCCAAGAAGCTTTAAAACTAAGAGCTTAAAACTTGAAAATGAACATTTTAAAAATGTGATCATAGGCTGGCACGATAGATATTTCAGAGTGGTTTTAGAGCTTGATAAGATGCATAAATATAAGCTTGAAGCCGCTGAAAATGGATATTTGCTTAAGCTTTTATAGTTGAATTTTAAAAAGATTAGATTTTATAAAATTTCAAATATAATACTTTTCAAAATAAAAATTTAAGGCTATTGGTTTGAAATATCCGCTTGATTGTAAAGATAATTTTGAAAAC
This genomic interval from Campylobacter concisus contains the following:
- a CDS encoding addiction module antitoxin — its product is MSEFLAEVLTLSILFIMIGFYAVYRAKKAQSEHEKNVASYDKNLLNFAQILGVQNYIDLVKFDEILAQALKEKLIFKFNKSTSQEKFISFIKDENFKTKPQISQNSIDEAFLNLCANSLVEPLKLAILKNEDQIYGFLFEKEQLFALIDSAALLGENIIICE
- the eno gene encoding phosphopyruvate hydratase; the protein is MVFIEDVEAHEVLDSRGNPTVRATVRLSDGTEASAIVPSGASTGKREALELRDKDERYAGKGVLKAVSNVNEKIAEAIIGLDAYNQKAVDEEMLELDGTHNYSNLGANAVLGVSMAVARAAAKSLNIPLYRYLGGANASILPVPMFNIINGGAHANNSVDFQEFMIMPFGFSTFSEALRAATEIYHKLKSILNAAGHSTAVGDEGGFAPNLKDNEEPLKLICLAVKEAGYELGSQIKLALDVASSELYKDGKYELEGKKFSSDELISYYEKLCEKYPIFSIEDGLSEDDWSGWAELTKRLGRKVQLVGDDLFVTNEKILREGIEKNIANAILIKPNQIGSVTQTMQTVRLAQRNGYRCIMSHRSGESEDAFIADFAVALNTGEIKTGATSRSERNAKYNRLLEIELEAGEFLGDNI
- a CDS encoding AMIN domain-containing protein — protein: MKKFWLVLSIFAASVFARENPFMPISELNTSVMTTNIIEKFDSFDSLSFKFPSDAALLLDVTIRYRANDGTIKEKRLADINKTIDYSDEFALNKVKNPEPVVAKKLDVSVTMANMPSQKVSTPVIIEKNETKISNKDRNKTSDMPTPNVVVIDLSTDKTKETTIKPEQKVVEIKIEPSAKPVDSVKNGKDVKFLGFISFLANDKELKIATKAKNLKHFTYEKNKIVLDFARPPRSFKTKSLKLENEHFKNVIIGWHDRYFRVVLELDKMHKYKLEAAENGYLLKLL
- the recA gene encoding recombinase RecA, with translation MAKEKDSDKKIAIPESEADKKKALELALKQIDKAFGKGTLLRLGDKEVEAIESIPTGSLGLDLALGIGGVPKGRIIEIYGPESSGKTTLTLHIIAEAQKAGGICAFVDAEHALDVKYASNLGVNTDNLYVSQPDFGEQALEIVETLARSGAIDLIVVDSVAALTPKSEIDGDMGDQHVGLQARLMSQALRKLTGILSKMKTTVIFINQIRMKIGMMGYGTPETTTGGNALKFYSSVRIDVRKIATLKQNDEPIGNRTKAKVVKNKVAPPFKVAEFDIMFGEGVSKEGEIIDYGVKLDIIDKSGAWFSYKAEKLGQGRENAKAYLKEHPEISDEIVAAIKGSMGIDHLISSGAKDEDDDTNEAGDE